A region from the Helcococcus ovis genome encodes:
- a CDS encoding LicD family protein has protein sequence MDINNEYGIKDIQEKLLEILRYFDKFCKENNLKYVLAGGTLLGAVRNKGIIPWDDDLDVFMLREDYERLIKIWDEKADTKNYSCLRSNDKYNIHHAATEIKDNNTTFINNHSKDLDINHGLMIDVIPLDNIPSSKFKRIYQKINAFIFSCYNFQRLPNHKSKLIYYMTYIALKLVPSFKLKYKIWKKAEDNMIRAGKINDGMIASIIEGPTIMNQIFPRDWVENPEYLEFEDMVVPVPRDYHSWLEMSYGEYMIPPKKEDRVLRHDIFFYDMNTPYKKYRGIKYFTKGEKC, from the coding sequence ATGGATATAAATAACGAATATGGAATAAAAGATATTCAAGAGAAATTATTAGAAATTTTAAGATATTTTGATAAATTTTGTAAGGAAAATAATTTAAAATATGTATTAGCAGGAGGGACCCTTTTAGGAGCAGTTAGAAATAAGGGGATTATTCCTTGGGATGATGATTTAGATGTATTTATGTTAAGAGAAGATTATGAAAGGTTAATTAAAATTTGGGATGAAAAAGCTGACACGAAAAATTATTCATGCTTAAGATCAAATGATAAGTATAATATACATCATGCAGCTACGGAAATTAAAGACAACAATACTACATTTATCAATAATCATAGCAAAGATTTAGATATAAATCACGGATTAATGATAGATGTTATTCCTTTGGATAATATACCTTCAAGCAAATTTAAGAGGATATATCAAAAAATCAATGCGTTCATATTTTCATGTTATAATTTTCAACGATTACCTAATCATAAAAGTAAATTGATTTATTATATGACATATATTGCATTGAAGCTTGTTCCATCATTTAAGTTGAAATATAAAATATGGAAAAAAGCTGAGGACAATATGATAAGAGCTGGAAAAATAAATGATGGTATGATAGCGTCGATTATTGAAGGACCTACTATTATGAATCAAATTTTTCCAAGGGATTGGGTTGAGAATCCTGAATATTTAGAATTTGAAGACATGGTGGTGCCTGTTCCTAGGGATTATCATTCTTGGTTAGAGATGTCTTACGGTGAATATATGATTCCACCTAAAAAAGAAGATAGGGTTTTGAGACATGATATATTTTTTTATGATATGAACACGCCATATAAAAAATATAGGGGGATTAAATACTTTACTAAGGGGGAAAAATGTTAA
- a CDS encoding LicD family protein produces MHKMTKLQKIELEILKKIDEVCKKHNIKYWIDSGTLLGAVRHKGFIPWDDDIDIAMLREDYEKFLKVAQKDFGNEYFLQTKNTDKKYPLFYAKVRKNNTSFVEWAFRGLNMHHGIYVDVFIFDTLPLENTEKYVEKCIKLNRQGIRKYVPTVNKKPTFSSSFIIGWLKKKLARILFMFIPAKIFDEKINNEFTKYANESYNNKKLACLSFNDPYYFYENNIFPTKTLKFEDYEFPVPNNYDEHLKTYYGEYMEIPPVEKRETHSVKLINFEKNY; encoded by the coding sequence ATGCATAAAATGACAAAACTTCAAAAAATTGAACTAGAAATATTAAAAAAGATAGATGAAGTGTGTAAAAAACACAATATAAAATATTGGATTGATTCCGGTACTCTTTTAGGAGCCGTAAGACATAAAGGATTTATCCCATGGGATGATGACATTGATATTGCAATGTTAAGGGAAGATTATGAAAAATTTTTAAAAGTTGCTCAAAAAGATTTTGGAAATGAATATTTTCTACAAACTAAAAACACAGATAAAAAATATCCTCTTTTTTATGCAAAAGTAAGAAAAAATAATACATCATTCGTTGAATGGGCATTTAGAGGATTAAATATGCATCATGGAATATATGTAGATGTTTTCATATTTGACACATTACCATTAGAAAATACTGAAAAATACGTTGAAAAATGCATAAAACTTAATAGACAAGGTATTAGAAAATATGTTCCAACAGTAAATAAAAAACCTACTTTTTCTTCATCTTTTATAATAGGGTGGCTAAAAAAGAAATTAGCAAGAATCTTATTTATGTTTATACCTGCAAAAATTTTTGATGAAAAAATTAATAATGAATTTACAAAGTATGCTAATGAATCATATAATAATAAAAAATTAGCTTGTTTAAGTTTTAATGATCCATACTATTTTTATGAAAATAATATTTTCCCAACAAAAACATTAAAATTTGAAGACTATGAATTTCCAGTTCCCAATAATTATGATGAACACTTAAAAACCTATTATGGAGAATATATGGAGATTCCTCCTGTTGAAAAAAGAGAGACTCATAGTGTAAAATTAATAAACTTTGAAAAAAATTATTAA